A genomic segment from Pseudoduganella chitinolytica encodes:
- a CDS encoding collagenase, which produces MYFAKTAARQRHGRLAAALMAAGLASFSALAAPAPDTSDDLRQEQARAERKERNPKVAKIEDLYRGGHHQKRALDASERKPSVAPSTNAYLKYGDDPGQQADSRALVRPSKELARGVTGVSANAALAACDTALFAGASGTALVNAVKSSTSDCINTLFGVTGTTAGAIFSESKMVTIANAFASAAASYDGTNGASTLQMVMFLRAGYYVNYYDGASTGPYGATLKAAIRTALDAFVNNRNFGLVNDAHGETLAEFVTLVDSASENARYLNSVVKRLLDGFNASAAGSWWMTSATNNAFTVLFRGHQNADFQALVKADASIVDTLHNFANAHFDLLGTDDGYLVANAGRELGRFLQYADNTAPKVLARSRAKTLVERSSITGASAALWVGLGEQVDYYDKANCAYYNMCNFSTRLATEVLPISHSCSPTLRLRAQALTRAQLNEACTIVGGQESYFHKAVASGAVPVANDNNAQLEMVVFASSQDYGTYAGAIYGIDTNNGGMYLEGNPSAAGNQPRFIAYQAEWLLPKFEIWNLTHEYIHYLDGRFDMYGDFNAAMSVNSVWWVEGFAEYMSYGYRNLSYDAAKAQAAAGTYALSTIFRNDYNSGQTRVYNWGYLAVRYLFEKQRAKVSNVLGYFRPGNYTGYAAYMTGAGMGSSMDADFRNWLPCVNNAALPQCAGGTANAAPVADFTATVAGLTAKFTSTATDSDGSVAGWAWNFGDGTTSTAANPAKTYAAAGTYTVKLTVTDDKGAKSAVKSRAVTVSGGATLPECPGSAQQLGRNCVRSNLSATAGNYAYMYLLVPAGTKQIRLTSSGGTGNADMYANTLGQWATRNAYNYGSFNGGNGESIVVNYPPAGYMYISLYGQAAFAGAQLKVEF; this is translated from the coding sequence ATGTACTTTGCAAAGACAGCGGCAAGGCAGCGGCACGGACGATTGGCGGCCGCCCTGATGGCGGCGGGGCTGGCCAGTTTTTCCGCGCTGGCGGCACCGGCCCCCGATACGAGCGACGACCTGCGACAGGAACAGGCCAGGGCGGAACGCAAGGAGCGCAACCCCAAGGTCGCGAAGATCGAGGACCTGTACCGGGGCGGCCATCACCAGAAGCGGGCGCTGGACGCGAGCGAACGCAAGCCCAGTGTCGCGCCCAGCACCAATGCCTACCTGAAGTATGGCGACGATCCCGGCCAGCAGGCCGACAGCCGGGCGCTGGTGCGGCCCTCCAAGGAGCTGGCGCGCGGCGTGACCGGTGTCAGCGCCAACGCGGCGCTGGCGGCCTGCGATACCGCCCTGTTCGCCGGAGCCAGCGGCACGGCGCTGGTGAACGCCGTGAAGTCCAGCACGAGCGACTGCATCAATACGCTGTTCGGCGTGACCGGCACGACGGCGGGCGCCATCTTCAGCGAGAGCAAGATGGTCACGATCGCCAACGCCTTCGCCAGCGCCGCCGCCTCGTACGACGGCACCAACGGCGCCAGCACGCTGCAGATGGTGATGTTCCTGCGCGCCGGCTACTACGTCAATTACTACGACGGCGCCTCCACCGGGCCGTATGGCGCGACATTGAAGGCGGCCATCCGCACCGCGCTCGACGCCTTCGTCAACAACCGCAATTTCGGCCTCGTCAACGATGCCCACGGCGAGACGCTGGCCGAATTCGTCACGCTGGTCGACAGCGCCTCGGAGAACGCGCGCTACCTCAACTCCGTCGTCAAGCGCCTGCTCGATGGATTCAATGCCAGCGCCGCCGGTTCCTGGTGGATGACGTCCGCCACCAACAATGCCTTCACGGTGCTGTTCCGTGGCCACCAGAATGCCGACTTCCAGGCGCTGGTGAAGGCGGATGCATCGATCGTCGACACGCTGCACAACTTCGCCAACGCGCATTTCGACCTGCTCGGTACCGACGACGGCTACCTCGTCGCCAACGCCGGCCGCGAGCTGGGGCGCTTCCTGCAGTATGCCGACAACACGGCGCCCAAGGTGCTGGCGCGGTCGCGCGCCAAGACGCTGGTGGAGCGCAGCAGCATCACCGGTGCCAGCGCCGCGCTGTGGGTGGGCCTGGGCGAACAGGTCGACTACTACGACAAGGCCAACTGCGCCTACTACAACATGTGCAATTTCAGCACGCGCCTGGCGACGGAGGTCCTGCCCATCAGCCATAGCTGCAGCCCGACCCTGCGGCTGCGCGCGCAGGCGCTGACGCGGGCCCAGCTGAACGAGGCCTGCACGATCGTGGGCGGCCAGGAATCCTACTTCCACAAGGCGGTGGCCTCGGGCGCGGTCCCCGTCGCCAACGACAACAACGCGCAGCTGGAGATGGTGGTGTTCGCGAGCAGCCAGGACTACGGCACCTACGCGGGCGCCATCTACGGCATCGACACCAACAACGGCGGCATGTACCTGGAGGGGAACCCCAGCGCGGCGGGCAACCAGCCCCGCTTCATCGCCTACCAGGCCGAGTGGTTGCTGCCGAAGTTCGAGATCTGGAACCTGACGCACGAATACATCCACTACCTGGACGGCCGCTTCGACATGTACGGCGACTTCAATGCCGCCATGAGCGTCAACTCGGTGTGGTGGGTGGAAGGCTTTGCCGAGTACATGTCGTACGGCTACCGCAACCTGTCGTACGATGCGGCCAAGGCCCAGGCGGCGGCGGGCACGTATGCCCTCAGCACCATCTTCCGCAACGACTACAACTCGGGCCAGACGCGCGTCTACAACTGGGGCTACCTGGCCGTGCGCTACCTGTTCGAGAAGCAGCGCGCCAAGGTGTCGAACGTGCTGGGCTACTTCCGGCCCGGGAACTACACGGGCTATGCGGCCTACATGACCGGCGCCGGCATGGGATCGAGCATGGACGCCGACTTCAGGAACTGGCTGCCGTGCGTGAACAACGCGGCCCTGCCGCAATGCGCGGGCGGTACGGCGAACGCGGCGCCCGTGGCCGACTTCACGGCCACCGTCGCGGGACTAACGGCGAAGTTCACCAGTACCGCCACCGACAGCGATGGCTCCGTCGCCGGCTGGGCGTGGAATTTTGGCGATGGCACCACGTCCACGGCCGCGAATCCGGCGAAGACCTACGCCGCGGCAGGCACGTACACGGTGAAGCTGACGGTCACCGACGACAAGGGAGCGAAATCGGCCGTCAAGTCGCGCGCGGTCACGGTATCCGGCGGCGCGACCTTGCCAGAATGCCCCGGCTCGGCGCAGCAGCTTGGCCGCAATTGCGTGCGCTCGAATCTCTCGGCGACGGCCGGCAACTACGCCTATATGTACCTGCTGGTCCCGGCGGGCACGAAGCAGATCCGCTTGACCAGCTCCGGCGGTACGGGCAACGCGGACATGTATGCGAACACGCTGGGCCAGTGGGCGACGCGCAATGCCTATAACTATGGTTCGTTCAACGGCGGGAACGGCGAGAGCATCGTCGTCAACTATCCGCCCGCGGGTTATATGTACATCAGCCTGTACGGTCAGGCGGCGTTTGCCGGCGCGCAGTTGAAGGTCGAGTTCTGA
- a CDS encoding 4-hydroxyproline epimerase: MTKTLTIIDSHTGGEPTRLIVDGGPDLGTGPLAGRLARLRDEHDYLRTGTVCEPRGSDVLVGALLCEPHADDCAAGVIFFNNVGYLGMCGHGTIGLVKSLAHLGRLGTGRHRIDTPVGVVVAELHADGSVSVDNVPSWRYRKQQAVTVPGIGTVTGDIAWGGNWFYLVEQHGLAVEPANIDALSAFAQAVMQALHEQGIAGVDGAPIDHVELFGPSLVADSRNFVLCPGKAYDRSPCGTGTSAKLACLAADGKLAPGQVWRQESIIGSVFEASYRPAGERIAPTIRGRAWIGGEAWLVFEDDDPFAWGIRSPG, from the coding sequence ATGACCAAGACGCTGACCATCATCGATTCCCACACGGGTGGCGAACCCACCCGCCTGATCGTGGACGGCGGCCCCGACCTCGGCACCGGCCCGCTGGCCGGAAGGCTGGCGCGCCTGCGGGACGAACACGACTACCTGCGCACCGGCACCGTGTGCGAGCCGCGCGGGTCCGACGTCCTGGTCGGCGCCCTGCTGTGCGAACCGCACGCAGACGATTGCGCGGCGGGCGTCATCTTCTTCAACAACGTGGGCTATCTCGGCATGTGCGGCCACGGCACCATCGGCCTGGTGAAATCGCTGGCGCACCTGGGCCGGCTGGGGACGGGCCGCCATCGTATCGACACGCCAGTGGGCGTGGTGGTGGCGGAGCTGCATGCGGATGGCAGCGTCAGCGTCGACAACGTGCCGTCCTGGCGCTACCGTAAGCAACAGGCCGTAACCGTGCCGGGCATCGGTACCGTCACAGGCGACATTGCCTGGGGCGGCAATTGGTTTTACCTCGTCGAACAGCATGGGCTCGCGGTGGAACCGGCCAATATCGACGCGTTGTCGGCCTTCGCCCAGGCCGTGATGCAGGCGCTGCACGAGCAGGGCATCGCAGGGGTTGACGGTGCGCCGATCGATCACGTGGAGTTGTTCGGCCCTTCGCTCGTGGCCGACAGCCGCAACTTCGTGCTGTGCCCGGGCAAGGCCTACGACCGCTCGCCCTGCGGTACCGGCACCAGCGCCAAGCTGGCCTGCCTGGCGGCGGACGGCAAGCTCGCGCCCGGCCAGGTGTGGCGCCAGGAAAGCATCATCGGCAGCGTGTTCGAAGCCAGCTACCGCCCGGCCGGCGAGCGCATCGCCCCCACCATCCGCGGGCGCGCATGGATCGGCGGCGAAGCGTGGCTCGTGTTCGAGGACGACGATCCGTTCGCCTGGGGCATCCGCAGCCCTGGCTGA
- a CDS encoding AraC family transcriptional regulator, with amino-acid sequence MIDTAGLADLGTVGIGTVETMFDGLNDIAFFIKDTEGRYLSINRTMVRRCGARHKHEVIGKTALELFPRALAESYFAQDRKVMDSGAPIDKHLELHIYPGRSRGWCITRKMPLRDQDGTVIGLIGTSRDLGLPDDLHPAYRQIAQIAQHIRDHYQDNVCLQALAAQAGLSLSRVERLFQKVFHHSPRQMLLQCRLSAAREIIAGNPGIRIAQVAYECGYTDHSAFSRQFKAYVGMSPTDYGRQVERGVM; translated from the coding sequence ATGATCGATACAGCAGGCTTGGCGGATCTCGGGACGGTCGGCATCGGCACCGTCGAAACGATGTTCGACGGATTGAACGATATCGCGTTCTTCATCAAGGACACGGAAGGGCGCTACCTCAGCATCAACCGCACGATGGTGCGGCGTTGCGGCGCGCGCCACAAGCACGAGGTGATCGGCAAGACCGCGCTGGAGCTGTTCCCGCGCGCGCTGGCCGAATCGTATTTCGCCCAGGACCGCAAGGTCATGGACAGCGGTGCGCCCATCGACAAGCACCTGGAACTGCACATCTATCCCGGCCGCAGCCGGGGCTGGTGCATCACGCGCAAGATGCCCCTGCGCGACCAGGACGGCACAGTGATCGGCCTGATCGGCACGTCGCGCGACCTGGGCCTGCCCGACGACCTGCATCCCGCCTACCGGCAGATCGCCCAGATCGCCCAGCACATTCGCGATCACTACCAGGACAACGTCTGCCTGCAGGCGCTGGCCGCGCAGGCCGGGCTGTCGCTGTCGCGCGTCGAACGCCTGTTCCAGAAGGTGTTTCACCACTCGCCACGGCAAATGCTGCTGCAATGCCGGCTGTCCGCGGCGCGCGAGATCATCGCCGGCAACCCGGGCATCCGAATCGCGCAAGTCGCGTACGAGTGCGGCTACACGGACCACAGCGCGTTCAGCCGCCAGTTCAAGGCATATGTCGGCATGAGTCCTACCGACTACGGCCGGCAGGTCGAGCGCGGGGTGATGTAG
- a CDS encoding dihydrodipicolinate synthase family protein: MWNGVLPAVTTKFKDDGTLDRDEMLRCFQLQMDAGVDGLIACGSLGEGPMLSHDERIEVLRLCKEVAGTKPALLTIAEAATQDACALARKAARAGADGLMVVPSTIYHTDPRETVATLTAIAGASELPIMIYSNRLAYRVDVTIPIMEELAKFEQFVAVKESSDDIRRSTDIINHFGDRYALLTGVDNLAFEALAVGATGWVAGLCLAFPAETVAIYRLMRAGRQAEALAIYRWFRPLLDLDVSTYLVQNIKLAEQLAIDSNDRVRAPRLPLTGERRAQAEQVVRTAIACRPTLPALA; encoded by the coding sequence ATGTGGAACGGAGTTCTTCCAGCGGTCACGACGAAATTCAAGGACGACGGCACGCTCGACAGGGATGAGATGCTGCGCTGCTTCCAGCTGCAGATGGATGCGGGCGTGGACGGGCTGATCGCCTGCGGCTCGCTGGGCGAAGGGCCGATGCTGTCGCACGACGAGCGCATCGAGGTCCTGCGCCTGTGCAAGGAGGTGGCGGGGACGAAGCCGGCCTTGCTGACAATTGCCGAAGCGGCCACGCAGGACGCGTGCGCGCTGGCCCGCAAGGCCGCGCGCGCCGGCGCCGACGGCCTGATGGTGGTGCCCAGCACGATCTACCATACCGACCCGCGCGAGACGGTCGCGACGCTGACGGCGATTGCCGGCGCCAGCGAACTGCCCATCATGATCTATTCGAACCGGCTGGCCTACCGGGTGGACGTGACGATTCCCATCATGGAGGAGTTGGCCAAGTTCGAGCAGTTCGTCGCCGTGAAGGAGTCCTCCGACGACATCCGCCGCAGTACCGACATCATCAACCACTTCGGCGATCGCTATGCCCTGCTGACGGGCGTGGACAACCTGGCCTTCGAGGCGCTGGCGGTGGGCGCCACCGGCTGGGTCGCGGGCCTGTGCCTCGCGTTCCCGGCCGAGACGGTGGCGATCTACCGCCTGATGCGGGCGGGCCGCCAGGCCGAGGCGCTGGCCATCTACCGCTGGTTCCGGCCGTTGCTGGACCTGGACGTGTCGACCTACCTGGTGCAGAACATCAAGCTGGCGGAGCAACTGGCCATCGACTCGAACGACCGCGTGCGCGCACCGCGCCTGCCGTTGACGGGCGAACGGCGCGCGCAGGCGGAGCAGGTCGTCCGCACCGCGATCGCGTGCCGGCCTACCCTGCCCGCGCTGGCGTGA
- a CDS encoding NAD(P)/FAD-dependent oxidoreductase, with product MTSPDVIVVGAGIVGAACAVALQARGRNVLLLDRSHPGAGTTAAGMGHLVALDESDDELDLCLLSLRHWDRYLAEHGKDVDHARCGTLWVAEDEEQLANAASRAERLARRGWQAELLSGALLAEAEPALRPGLAGGVRVLADSVVYPPAVARDLAKRLTALGGATLFDAAVGAIGTGFVQLHSGRRIEAHDVVVASGCAVPALLPAMPVFPRKGHLAITDRYPGRLRHQVVSMGYGQTAAGADGLAVAANVQPRPTGQWLVGSCRQDGIADTHVDPRVLGALLRSAIALLPCLAQMRIVRSWTGMRPATPDGRPLIGRHPGLPRTWLAAGHEGLGVTTAFGTAEILADLVCGHRPPIDPIPYSPARFCHD from the coding sequence GTGACAAGTCCGGACGTCATCGTCGTCGGCGCCGGCATCGTCGGTGCCGCCTGCGCCGTCGCGTTGCAGGCGCGCGGGCGCAATGTGCTGCTGCTCGACCGCAGCCATCCCGGCGCCGGTACCACGGCCGCCGGCATGGGCCACCTGGTCGCGCTGGACGAATCGGACGATGAACTCGACCTGTGCCTGCTGTCGCTGCGGCACTGGGACCGCTACCTGGCCGAACACGGCAAGGACGTGGACCACGCCCGCTGCGGCACGCTGTGGGTGGCGGAGGACGAGGAGCAGCTGGCCAACGCGGCATCCCGCGCCGAACGCCTGGCGCGGCGCGGCTGGCAGGCGGAACTGCTGTCGGGGGCGCTACTGGCCGAGGCCGAACCGGCGCTGCGGCCCGGCCTGGCCGGCGGCGTGCGGGTGTTGGCCGACAGCGTCGTCTATCCGCCCGCCGTCGCGCGCGACCTCGCCAAGCGGCTCACGGCCCTGGGTGGCGCGACGCTGTTCGATGCGGCGGTCGGCGCCATCGGCACGGGCTTCGTGCAACTGCATTCAGGCCGCCGCATCGAGGCGCATGACGTCGTCGTCGCCAGCGGTTGCGCCGTTCCCGCGTTGCTGCCAGCCATGCCCGTCTTCCCGCGCAAGGGTCACCTGGCCATCACCGACCGCTATCCGGGCCGGCTGCGCCACCAGGTCGTCAGCATGGGCTATGGCCAGACCGCGGCCGGTGCCGACGGCCTGGCGGTGGCTGCCAACGTGCAGCCGCGTCCCACGGGCCAATGGCTGGTCGGCTCCTGCCGCCAGGACGGCATCGCCGACACGCACGTGGACCCGCGCGTGCTGGGTGCGCTGCTGCGCAGTGCCATCGCGCTGCTGCCCTGCCTGGCGCAGATGCGCATCGTGCGCAGCTGGACCGGCATGCGCCCCGCCACGCCGGATGGCCGGCCGCTGATCGGCCGCCATCCCGGCCTGCCGCGCACCTGGCTGGCGGCCGGCCACGAAGGCCTGGGCGTGACGACCGCGTTCGGCACCGCCGAGATATTGGCGGACCTGGTGTGCGGCCACCGTCCTCCCATCGATCCCATTCCCTATTCCCCAGCGAGGTTTTGCCATGACTGA
- a CDS encoding 2Fe-2S iron-sulfur cluster-binding protein, translating to MTDRTCELTIDGVTVTVPVGASIVAAIVTAGTLCTRRSVTGQRRFALCGMGRCQECRVTVDGRQHVLACRTACAEGMQVLTGAQP from the coding sequence ATGACTGACCGCACCTGCGAACTAACGATCGACGGCGTGACCGTCACGGTGCCCGTGGGCGCCAGCATCGTCGCGGCCATCGTCACGGCCGGCACGCTGTGCACGCGCCGCTCCGTGACGGGCCAGCGCCGCTTCGCCCTGTGCGGCATGGGCCGCTGCCAGGAATGCCGCGTGACCGTGGACGGCCGCCAGCACGTGCTGGCCTGCCGCACCGCCTGCGCGGAGGGCATGCAGGTGCTGACGGGAGCGCAGCCGTGA
- a CDS encoding NAD(P)/FAD-dependent oxidoreductase, producing MNRTVHIVGSGPAGLAAAQAAVAAGARVVLIDDNRSPGGQVWRGGPGAWNAPAADSLWHGLQNHPLFTHVRNAQVVGSVDAHTLLLETDAGGSRIGFERLILCTGAREVFVPFPGWTLPGVTGAGGLQALVKEGMPVRGRRVVVAGSGPLLLASAATALAAGAQVVAIVEHQPRAALARFGLGLALRHRGKLRQATGLLARLRRVPYLTDALVVEAKGDDAIRSVIVATGRGRTEYECDFLGTGFGLAANTELGQSFGCAVEHGALRVDKRQQTSVPHIHAAGECTGIGGVDKALAEGRVAALAALDQAPSRHDLRALRQARQFAHLLARHFAPRPALQALCQPGTIVCRCEDVTAAELRPYGTWREAKLATRVGMGPCQGSTCAAACELLFGWAPPPARIPILPASGATLASIE from the coding sequence GTGAACCGCACCGTGCATATCGTCGGCAGCGGCCCCGCCGGACTGGCCGCCGCCCAGGCGGCCGTCGCGGCGGGCGCACGCGTCGTCCTGATCGACGACAATCGCAGTCCGGGCGGCCAGGTCTGGCGCGGCGGTCCCGGCGCGTGGAATGCACCCGCCGCGGATAGCTTGTGGCATGGCCTGCAGAACCATCCGCTGTTCACGCACGTGCGCAACGCGCAGGTGGTCGGCAGTGTCGACGCGCATACGCTGCTGCTCGAGACGGACGCCGGCGGCAGCCGTATCGGCTTCGAGCGCCTGATCCTGTGCACCGGCGCGCGCGAGGTCTTCGTGCCGTTCCCCGGCTGGACGCTACCGGGCGTGACGGGCGCGGGCGGCCTGCAGGCGCTGGTCAAGGAAGGCATGCCGGTCCGCGGCCGCCGCGTCGTCGTCGCCGGCTCCGGCCCCCTGCTGCTGGCCAGCGCGGCGACGGCGCTGGCGGCCGGCGCGCAAGTGGTCGCCATCGTCGAGCACCAGCCCCGTGCGGCGCTGGCCCGCTTCGGCCTTGGGCTCGCGCTGCGCCACCGCGGCAAGCTGCGCCAGGCGACCGGCCTGCTTGCCCGGCTGCGCCGAGTGCCCTACCTGACGGATGCGCTGGTGGTCGAAGCGAAGGGTGACGATGCAATACGCAGCGTCATCGTCGCCACGGGGCGCGGCCGTACCGAATACGAGTGCGACTTCCTCGGCACCGGCTTTGGCCTGGCCGCCAACACGGAACTGGGTCAGTCGTTCGGCTGCGCCGTCGAGCATGGCGCGCTGCGGGTCGACAAGCGCCAGCAAACCAGCGTGCCGCACATCCATGCCGCCGGCGAGTGTACCGGCATCGGCGGCGTGGACAAGGCGCTGGCCGAAGGCCGCGTCGCCGCGCTGGCCGCGCTCGACCAGGCCCCGTCGCGCCACGATTTGCGCGCATTGCGACAGGCACGCCAATTCGCCCATCTGTTGGCACGTCATTTCGCGCCCCGCCCGGCATTGCAGGCACTCTGCCAGCCCGGCACGATCGTGTGCCGCTGCGAGGACGTGACGGCGGCCGAACTGCGGCCCTACGGCACCTGGCGTGAAGCCAAGCTGGCCACGCGCGTGGGAATGGGGCCGTGCCAGGGCAGCACGTGCGCCGCAGCGTGCGAACTGCTGTTCGGCTGGGCGCCGCCTCCGGCCCGGATCCCCATCCTGCCGGCGAGCGGCGCTACATTGGCATCCATCGAGTAA
- a CDS encoding TonB-dependent receptor plug domain-containing protein: protein MQSVTVSGSTALRQNDTAGKVIVAREELLRYGDGGLAGALARLPGLSVGADGIRMRGLAAGYTQILVNGEPVAPGFALDSLAPDLVERIEILRTTSAEYSAQAMAGTLNIVLRKAVRGPQRDVKLAMAHDQHAWSPGITVQLADRDDGRAWIVAAALTRTRSGGMPLTAGRDTGPDGAVLASRETEEVYAGRADKASIAPRVTWTLANGDTLAWQGLLDVTRTVNAGTASESAIAGAPSRSPLSRFDASATERTARGDVTWTHRMDAVQLTAKATGNSSRRRGDYLFQGTDTERRPSLRRHVASTVRDDSAGSSGKLLVPLWPGHAVGFGWDGSYTRRAETRLQHDTVPTDALLDQAYTAGVSRVALYAQDEWDIGPHWQAYLGLRWEGLDTAIRGHGMARTGSRASVFSPVANLLWKVPGRGQWRLALARTYKAPLTRNLVPRRYTINNDNGPANPDVEGNPALRPELAWGVDAGWESTFAGRGVASVNAYGRRIGDVTVQRLFRSGPAWVSTLDNGGRASAHGIEADVKVPLAGLAGALPDVDLRFSANRNWSRVDAVPGPNNRLADQTALTVNAGVDYRGPGGWSAGIDYRYQGGATTRTTALLSGDTGPARTLDTYLAWNGGRRGKLRLGLANLLHRDTRAGRYYAGADGGSSRVTVTPATTALRIQFDYPLAPPG, encoded by the coding sequence ATGCAAAGCGTCACCGTCAGCGGCAGCACGGCGCTGCGCCAGAACGACACCGCCGGCAAGGTGATCGTGGCGCGCGAAGAACTGCTGCGCTACGGCGATGGCGGACTGGCCGGCGCGCTGGCGCGGCTGCCCGGCCTGTCGGTGGGCGCCGACGGCATCCGCATGCGCGGGCTGGCCGCCGGGTACACGCAGATCCTCGTCAACGGCGAGCCGGTGGCGCCCGGCTTCGCGCTGGACTCGCTGGCCCCCGATCTGGTCGAACGCATCGAGATCCTGCGCACCACGTCGGCCGAGTACAGCGCGCAAGCCATGGCCGGCACCCTCAACATCGTGCTGCGCAAGGCGGTGCGGGGCCCGCAGCGCGACGTCAAGCTGGCCATGGCCCATGACCAGCACGCCTGGAGCCCCGGCATCACGGTCCAACTGGCGGACCGGGACGATGGGCGCGCGTGGATCGTTGCCGCGGCGCTGACCCGCACGCGCTCCGGCGGCATGCCGCTGACGGCTGGGCGCGACACCGGCCCGGACGGCGCCGTGCTGGCGTCGCGCGAGACGGAAGAGGTCTATGCCGGCCGGGCGGACAAAGCCAGCATCGCACCGCGCGTGACCTGGACGCTGGCCAATGGCGACACTCTGGCGTGGCAAGGACTGCTGGACGTGACGCGCACCGTCAACGCCGGCACGGCCAGCGAGTCGGCGATCGCCGGCGCCCCCAGCCGCTCGCCACTGTCGCGCTTCGACGCCAGTGCCACCGAGAGGACCGCACGCGGCGACGTCACGTGGACGCACCGGATGGATGCCGTGCAGTTGACGGCCAAGGCCACCGGCAACAGCAGCCGGCGGCGCGGCGACTACCTGTTCCAGGGCACGGACACCGAACGGCGCCCGTCCCTGAGGCGCCACGTCGCCTCCACCGTACGCGACGACAGCGCCGGCAGCAGCGGCAAGCTGCTCGTGCCGCTGTGGCCGGGGCACGCCGTCGGCTTCGGCTGGGACGGCAGCTATACCCGCCGCGCCGAGACGCGCTTGCAGCACGATACGGTGCCCACCGACGCGCTGCTGGACCAGGCTTATACGGCCGGCGTGTCCCGCGTGGCGCTGTATGCGCAGGACGAATGGGACATCGGCCCGCACTGGCAGGCCTACCTGGGCTTGCGCTGGGAGGGACTCGACACGGCGATCCGCGGCCACGGGATGGCCCGTACCGGCTCCCGCGCAAGCGTCTTCAGTCCCGTGGCGAACCTACTGTGGAAGGTCCCCGGGCGGGGCCAGTGGCGCCTGGCGCTGGCACGCACCTACAAGGCCCCCCTGACCCGCAACCTGGTGCCGCGCCGTTACACCATCAACAACGACAACGGTCCCGCCAACCCGGACGTGGAGGGCAACCCGGCGCTGCGGCCGGAACTGGCATGGGGCGTGGACGCGGGTTGGGAAAGCACCTTCGCGGGCAGGGGCGTGGCCAGCGTGAATGCGTATGGCCGCCGCATCGGCGACGTCACCGTGCAGCGCCTGTTCCGCAGCGGGCCTGCGTGGGTATCGACGCTGGACAACGGCGGCCGCGCCAGCGCGCACGGCATCGAGGCCGACGTGAAGGTGCCGCTGGCCGGGCTGGCCGGGGCCCTGCCCGACGTCGACCTGCGCTTCAGCGCCAACCGCAACTGGTCGCGCGTGGATGCGGTGCCGGGCCCGAACAACCGGCTGGCCGACCAGACTGCGCTGACCGTCAACGCGGGCGTCGACTATCGCGGGCCAGGCGGCTGGAGCGCCGGCATCGACTACCGCTACCAGGGCGGTGCCACGACCCGCACGACAGCCCTGCTGAGTGGCGACACGGGACCCGCGCGCACGCTCGATACGTACCTCGCATGGAACGGCGGCCGGCGCGGCAAGCTGCGCCTGGGGTTGGCCAACCTGCTGCATCGCGACACCCGCGCCGGACGATACTATGCCGGCGCCGATGGCGGCAGCAGCCGAGTCACCGTCACGCCGGCCACGACCGCGCTGCGCATCCAGTTCGACTATCCGCTCGCGCCGCCCGGTTGA
- a CDS encoding CPBP family intramembrane glutamic endopeptidase — MTTSPTVPSRARPPRRLLAHPLVRAILAVLCMLVPFFGLLVLAEAVPKPYRTAWPMLLATLGMLAGYRFYVRRFEQRDVAELGLAGAGDELGRGLGMGALLVVFCSAVLLAAGAWTATGTAHWTVILVPLPEQVMVAFMEEILFRAVIFRLLERSWGTTIALVVSSVLFVLAHVPNDSFSVFAAVMTAVASVTLTGAWLMTRRLWLPVGLHFAWNYLFDAVFSLPVSGNPGRGWIQVTTSGPAWLTGGTYGVEGSFVTLIGWGVAALLLLAAARRRGHWLPKPQV, encoded by the coding sequence ATGACCACATCGCCAACCGTTCCTTCCCGGGCGCGCCCGCCGCGCCGGCTGCTTGCGCATCCGCTCGTGCGTGCCATCCTGGCCGTGCTGTGCATGCTGGTACCGTTCTTCGGCCTGCTGGTGCTGGCCGAAGCGGTGCCCAAGCCCTACCGCACGGCGTGGCCGATGCTGCTGGCGACACTGGGCATGTTGGCCGGCTACCGCTTCTACGTGCGCCGCTTCGAGCAGCGCGACGTGGCGGAGCTGGGCCTGGCCGGCGCGGGCGATGAGCTGGGCCGGGGCCTCGGCATGGGCGCGCTGCTGGTGGTGTTCTGCAGCGCGGTGCTGCTGGCTGCAGGCGCGTGGACGGCTACCGGTACCGCGCACTGGACCGTGATACTGGTACCGCTGCCGGAGCAGGTGATGGTGGCGTTCATGGAGGAGATCCTGTTCCGCGCCGTGATCTTCCGGCTGCTGGAGAGATCATGGGGCACGACGATTGCCCTTGTCGTCTCGTCCGTCCTGTTCGTCCTGGCCCACGTGCCGAACGACAGCTTCAGCGTGTTCGCGGCCGTGATGACGGCCGTGGCCTCGGTTACCCTGACGGGCGCCTGGCTCATGACGCGCCGCCTGTGGTTGCCGGTCGGCCTGCACTTCGCGTGGAACTACCTGTTCGACGCCGTGTTTTCGCTGCCCGTCTCCGGTAACCCGGGCCGCGGCTGGATCCAGGTGACGACGAGCGGCCCGGCATGGCTCACCGGCGGTACCTACGGCGTCGAGGGCTCGTTCGTCACGCTGATCGGCTGGGGCGTCGCCGCGCTGTTGCTGCTGGCCGCCGCCCGCCGGCGCGGCCATTGGCTGCCGAAGCCGCAGGTTTAA